In Rubrivirga marina, the following are encoded in one genomic region:
- a CDS encoding metal-dependent hydrolase family protein has product MRLALVLLAALAASAPALAQRTVVHCGTLLDPATSMEPMSERTVVIEDGVVREVVAGYTEPGTEAVDLRDATCMPGLIDSHTHLTGESRKDGYIDAFRLTAADRVLQATQYARSTLMAGFTTVRDVGGSEGADYALRDAINHGDLDGPRMFVAGKSLSIPGGHADPTNSYREDIVGVPDETRGVVSGPESAREGVRIAIRRGSDLIKFTATGGVLSLQGDGSGAHFGEDEMRAIVATARERGLTVAAHAHGDEGMQRAVRAGVSSIEHGTYMSDETMRMMREAGVYLVPTITAGKSVADSARIEGYYTPVVTRKSLEVGPRIQDTFRRAYEAGVPIAFGTDAGVFRHGRNAREFVYMEEVGVPFMDALRFATVNAADLLDQEGRLGCLAAGCTADLVAVSGDPLQSAAAMLDVAFVMKDGRVVKREGQFVPLPARPE; this is encoded by the coding sequence ATGCGCCTCGCCCTCGTCCTGCTGGCCGCCCTCGCCGCCAGCGCCCCCGCCCTCGCCCAGCGGACCGTCGTCCACTGCGGCACGCTCCTCGACCCCGCGACCTCGATGGAGCCGATGTCTGAACGGACCGTCGTGATCGAGGACGGCGTCGTGCGCGAGGTCGTCGCCGGGTACACCGAACCAGGCACCGAGGCGGTCGACCTCCGCGACGCGACGTGCATGCCGGGCCTCATCGACAGCCACACGCACCTGACGGGCGAGAGCCGGAAGGACGGCTACATCGACGCCTTCCGGCTGACGGCGGCCGACCGCGTCCTCCAGGCGACGCAGTACGCCCGCTCCACGTTGATGGCCGGGTTCACGACCGTCCGCGACGTCGGCGGCAGCGAGGGGGCCGACTACGCGCTCCGCGATGCCATCAACCACGGGGACCTCGACGGCCCGCGGATGTTCGTCGCCGGCAAGAGCCTCTCGATCCCGGGCGGCCACGCCGACCCGACCAACTCGTACCGGGAGGACATCGTCGGCGTCCCGGACGAGACGCGCGGCGTGGTCTCGGGACCCGAGTCGGCGCGGGAGGGCGTCCGCATCGCGATCCGCCGCGGGTCCGACCTCATCAAGTTCACCGCCACCGGCGGCGTGCTCTCGCTCCAGGGCGACGGCTCGGGCGCGCACTTCGGAGAGGACGAGATGCGGGCCATCGTCGCGACCGCGCGCGAACGTGGGCTCACGGTCGCGGCCCACGCCCACGGCGACGAGGGGATGCAGCGGGCCGTCCGCGCCGGCGTCTCGTCCATCGAGCACGGCACCTACATGTCCGACGAGACGATGCGGATGATGCGCGAGGCCGGCGTCTACCTCGTCCCGACCATCACCGCCGGCAAGTCCGTCGCCGACTCGGCGCGGATCGAGGGGTACTACACGCCGGTCGTCACGCGGAAGTCGCTCGAGGTCGGGCCGCGGATCCAGGACACGTTCCGCCGCGCCTACGAGGCCGGCGTGCCGATCGCGTTCGGGACCGACGCCGGCGTCTTCCGCCACGGCCGGAACGCCCGTGAGTTCGTCTACATGGAAGAGGTCGGCGTGCCGTTCATGGACGCCCTCCGGTTCGCGACGGTCAACGCGGCCGACCTGCTGGACCAGGAGGGCCGCCTCGGCTGCCTCGCGGCCGGGTGCACGGCCGACCTCGTGGCCGTCTCCGGCGACCCGCTCCAGAGCGCCGCGGCGATGCTCGACGTGGCCTTCGTGATGAAGGACGGCCGCGTGGTCAAGCGCGAGGGCCAGTTCGTCCCGCTGCCGGCACGGCCGGAATGA
- a CDS encoding sensor histidine kinase — MADESGGAWVAEWGGGLAYVEPGADVVRMYGPVQGVPEDLSFVAMTGDALVLVTRDDLYRVTSNHGGVEVVRDTAAVELVAPVVGSVSDGITMLTDSVGRLWVAGRHQVRALVQHGDEWADVTPAPLRHLPDVTAIEADSGGTIWVAAGGDLYRLEASAHDRYEALVPTLVRSVTANGEPVPLADAVAVPYGRSLRLQFVAAAYNNSEETEYRTQLIGHDVARSRWSRERYRDYTNLPPGEYVFRVEGRTAQGVPTGPASIGLTIPAPWYLTPWARLLYAVGVLGIIGGVAHVASRHQRRRADAERVRADELDRLNAELRRVDKLKDDMLANTSHELRTPLTAILGFSEMLVENDDPKVRSLARHVLSGGHRLLSTVNALLEIAQLRAGRTVLHPVSTDAAALARQVANELEPLAARKGLALAVVPSGLAVAARLDPDAFVRILTNLIGNAIKFTSTGAVTVSVDGVGVDLQVSVRDTGRGIDPAFLPRLFDDFEQASTGYGRAAEGNGLGLAITRRLVDLMGGEIDVESEVGVGTTFRVTIPGTVETALGAKAPVADRTPAEVVGA, encoded by the coding sequence TTGGCAGACGAGAGCGGCGGCGCCTGGGTCGCCGAGTGGGGAGGGGGACTAGCGTATGTGGAGCCGGGCGCAGACGTCGTCCGGATGTACGGCCCAGTACAGGGCGTCCCAGAGGATCTCAGCTTCGTGGCGATGACAGGGGACGCGCTGGTCTTGGTGACCCGCGACGACCTCTACCGCGTCACGTCCAACCATGGGGGCGTCGAGGTCGTCCGAGACACCGCCGCCGTCGAGTTGGTAGCGCCCGTTGTAGGTAGCGTTTCAGACGGGATCACGATGCTGACGGACTCAGTGGGCCGCCTGTGGGTCGCCGGTCGCCACCAGGTCCGAGCGCTCGTCCAACACGGAGACGAATGGGCCGACGTGACGCCGGCCCCACTCCGACACCTTCCGGACGTCACAGCAATCGAAGCCGACAGCGGCGGGACCATCTGGGTGGCCGCAGGCGGAGACCTGTATCGCCTGGAAGCCAGCGCGCACGATCGGTACGAAGCCCTCGTCCCCACCCTCGTCCGCTCCGTCACCGCGAATGGCGAGCCCGTCCCCCTGGCCGACGCCGTCGCCGTTCCGTATGGCCGGTCGTTGCGGCTCCAGTTTGTCGCCGCGGCCTACAACAACTCCGAGGAGACGGAGTATCGGACCCAACTCATCGGCCATGACGTGGCCCGGAGCAGGTGGAGCCGCGAGCGGTACCGCGATTACACGAACCTGCCCCCCGGGGAGTACGTGTTCCGCGTCGAGGGCCGGACAGCACAGGGGGTCCCAACCGGCCCTGCTTCGATCGGGCTGACGATCCCAGCACCCTGGTACCTCACGCCCTGGGCCCGGCTGTTGTACGCGGTCGGCGTCCTCGGCATCATCGGCGGCGTGGCCCACGTCGCGAGCCGGCACCAGCGCCGGCGGGCCGATGCCGAGCGCGTCCGGGCGGACGAACTCGACCGGCTCAACGCCGAGCTCCGCCGGGTCGACAAGCTCAAGGACGACATGCTCGCCAACACGAGCCACGAGTTGCGGACGCCGCTGACGGCCATCCTCGGGTTCTCGGAGATGCTCGTGGAGAACGACGACCCGAAGGTCCGGTCGCTGGCCCGCCACGTCCTGAGCGGGGGGCACCGGCTCCTCTCTACCGTCAACGCCCTCCTAGAGATCGCCCAGCTCCGTGCCGGGCGCACGGTCCTCCACCCGGTCTCGACCGACGCCGCGGCGCTCGCCCGGCAAGTGGCTAACGAGCTCGAGCCCCTCGCCGCGCGGAAGGGACTCGCGCTGGCCGTTGTGCCGTCAGGACTCGCCGTGGCGGCCCGGCTCGACCCGGACGCGTTCGTCCGGATCCTGACGAACCTGATCGGGAACGCCATCAAGTTCACCAGCACGGGCGCCGTCACCGTGTCGGTCGACGGCGTCGGGGTGGACCTGCAGGTCAGCGTCCGCGACACCGGGCGCGGAATCGACCCGGCATTCCTCCCCCGGCTGTTCGACGACTTCGAGCAGGCCTCGACGGGGTACGGCCGAGCCGCCGAAGGGAACGGGCTCGGGCTCGCGATCACCCGCCGGCTCGTGGACCTGATGGGCGGCGAGATCGACGTCGAGAGCGAGGTCGGCGTCGGGACCACGTTCCGCGTCACGATCCCGGGCACCGTCGAGACGGCGCTCGGCGCCAAGGCGCCGGTGGCCGACCGCACCCCTGCGGAAGTGGTGGGCGCGTAA
- the dusB gene encoding tRNA dihydrouridine synthase DusB, translating into MRIGTIDLGDRPLLLAPMEDVSDPPFRIICKRYGADMLYTEFISSGGLTYGAEGSVQKLEFYEEERPVGIQIFGGEVDQVREAARIADAQEPDLIDINFGCPVKKVVCKDGGAGILRNLEKMEAITAAVVQEATRPVTVKTRLGWNDESIRIEEVARMLEGVGIAALAVHGRTRAQMYRGDARWEWFPKIKAALRDIPFIGNGDATTPERVRDMFDETGCDGVMIGRGAIGNPWIFRDARALLEHGEVPDPPSWEERVAVVAEHLTLKCAWLGERKGVLEMRRMYGGYFKGHRGASQLRALLMEHQDKDGVLEVLLNWSPDDVETAVPVARAVKPAAIPAKLPRKARLPQPAERAA; encoded by the coding sequence ATGCGCATCGGCACGATCGACCTCGGCGACCGCCCGCTCCTCCTCGCCCCGATGGAGGACGTCTCGGACCCCCCCTTCCGCATCATCTGCAAGCGGTATGGGGCGGACATGCTGTACACCGAGTTCATCTCGTCCGGCGGGCTGACGTACGGCGCCGAGGGATCCGTCCAGAAGCTCGAGTTCTACGAGGAGGAGCGCCCGGTCGGCATCCAGATCTTCGGCGGCGAGGTCGACCAGGTCCGCGAGGCGGCCCGGATCGCCGACGCCCAGGAGCCCGACCTCATCGACATCAACTTCGGGTGCCCCGTCAAAAAGGTCGTCTGCAAAGACGGCGGGGCCGGCATCCTCCGCAATCTCGAAAAGATGGAGGCCATCACGGCCGCCGTCGTCCAGGAGGCGACGCGGCCCGTGACGGTCAAGACGCGGCTCGGCTGGAACGACGAGTCGATCCGCATCGAAGAGGTCGCGCGGATGCTGGAGGGCGTCGGCATCGCGGCCCTCGCGGTCCACGGGCGGACGCGGGCGCAGATGTACCGCGGAGACGCTCGTTGGGAGTGGTTCCCCAAGATCAAGGCGGCCCTCCGCGACATCCCGTTCATCGGCAACGGCGACGCGACTACGCCCGAGCGCGTCCGCGACATGTTCGACGAGACCGGCTGTGACGGCGTGATGATCGGGCGCGGGGCGATCGGCAACCCGTGGATCTTCCGCGACGCCCGGGCCTTGCTCGAGCACGGCGAGGTCCCGGACCCGCCGTCGTGGGAGGAACGCGTCGCGGTCGTGGCCGAGCACCTCACGCTGAAGTGCGCGTGGCTCGGGGAGCGGAAGGGCGTCCTCGAGATGCGGCGGATGTACGGCGGCTACTTCAAAGGCCACCGCGGCGCCAGCCAGCTCCGCGCGCTCCTGATGGAGCACCAGGATAAGGACGGCGTGCTGGAGGTCCTCCTCAACTGGAGCCCCGACGACGTGGAGACGGCGGTGCCCGTCGCGCGCGCCGTGAAGCCGGCGGCGATCCCGGCCAAGCTCCCGCGGAAGGCGCGCCTCCCCCAACCCGCCGAGCGCGCGGCGTGA
- a CDS encoding PLD nuclease N-terminal domain-containing protein yields the protein MARLRSIPVLALGALVLLLTGCGSGDNALNLLFSGYGGVCWLIHAVLIVVAFVKIANSRADTGSKLLWAAIVFFFPLVGLIAWWIWGPKE from the coding sequence ATGGCCCGTCTCCGATCCATCCCCGTCCTCGCTCTCGGCGCCCTCGTGCTGCTGCTCACCGGGTGCGGCAGCGGCGACAACGCCCTCAACCTCCTGTTCAGCGGCTACGGCGGCGTCTGCTGGCTGATCCACGCGGTCCTGATCGTGGTCGCCTTCGTCAAGATCGCCAACAGCCGCGCCGACACGGGCTCGAAGCTGCTCTGGGCCGCCATCGTGTTCTTCTTCCCCCTCGTCGGCCTGATCGCCTGGTGGATCTGGGGCCCGAAGGAGTAG
- the dinB gene encoding DNA polymerase IV translates to MPRKILHVDMDAFYASVEQRDDPALRGRPVAVGGTGGRGVVAAASYEARPFGVRSAMPMAHARRLCPDLVMVRPRFDAYKAVSEEVRAVFARYTDLVEPLSLDEAYLDVSDPLEGPASGTLIAQAIRAEIRETTGLPASAGVSFGKFLAKTASGLAKPDGLRVITPADAPAVIAALAVEDFHGVGPATARRLRALGIETGADLRARSEAELRAALGKTGGWLARVVRCEDDRPVRPHRVRKSVGVERTFRRDERGAEALTARLGPVAEELARRLARHGLAGKTVTLKLKSAAFEITQRSATLLAPVATEADLLGVGVALLHRPAPPAVPCRLIGLTVSGLVPAEAGRQLAFPFAVPDVDVGPWAADAPDVAA, encoded by the coding sequence GTGCCCCGCAAGATCCTCCACGTCGACATGGACGCGTTCTACGCGTCGGTCGAGCAGCGCGACGACCCCGCGCTGCGCGGGCGGCCCGTGGCCGTCGGCGGGACCGGTGGACGGGGCGTGGTGGCCGCCGCCAGCTATGAGGCCCGGCCGTTCGGCGTCCGCAGCGCCATGCCGATGGCGCACGCGCGGCGGCTGTGCCCCGACCTCGTGATGGTCCGCCCCCGGTTCGACGCGTATAAGGCCGTGAGCGAGGAGGTCCGGGCCGTGTTCGCGCGCTACACCGACCTCGTCGAGCCGCTTTCACTCGACGAGGCCTACCTCGACGTGAGCGACCCCCTGGAGGGGCCCGCCTCGGGGACGCTCATCGCCCAGGCCATCCGCGCCGAGATCCGCGAGACGACGGGGCTGCCGGCGAGCGCGGGCGTCTCGTTCGGGAAGTTCCTCGCCAAGACGGCCTCCGGGCTCGCCAAGCCCGACGGGCTCCGCGTGATCACGCCAGCGGACGCCCCGGCCGTGATCGCGGCGCTCGCCGTCGAGGACTTCCACGGCGTCGGCCCGGCGACGGCGCGGCGGCTCCGGGCGCTCGGCATCGAGACCGGCGCCGACCTCCGGGCGCGCTCCGAGGCCGAGCTCCGCGCGGCGCTCGGCAAGACGGGCGGCTGGCTGGCGCGCGTCGTCCGGTGCGAGGACGACCGGCCGGTCCGTCCCCATCGCGTGCGGAAGTCGGTCGGCGTCGAGCGGACGTTCCGGCGCGACGAGCGGGGGGCGGAGGCGCTCACGGCCCGCCTCGGTCCGGTCGCGGAGGAACTCGCGCGGCGGCTCGCGCGCCACGGACTGGCGGGCAAGACGGTCACGCTCAAGCTCAAGAGCGCGGCCTTCGAGATCACGCAGCGGAGCGCGACCCTCCTGGCGCCCGTCGCCACCGAGGCGGACCTCCTCGGCGTCGGCGTGGCGCTCCTCCACCGGCCCGCGCCGCCGGCCGTGCCGTGCCGTCTCATCGGCCTCACGGTCTCGGGGCTCGTGCCCGCCGAGGCCGGCCGCCAACTGGCGTTCCCGTTCGCCGTGCCGGACGTGGACGTCGGACCCTGGGCCGCAGACGCTCCGGACGTGGCGGCCTAG
- a CDS encoding DoxX family protein, which translates to MTVVLWILQAVLAAVFVGLGTFKLIKPKEALLGRMGALEGFRPISIKAIGLSEVLGALGLVVAPLVGWGALVPWAALGLGSVMIAAAIVHGERGEWTMLLPTGALLALCLVVMYGRSADIPL; encoded by the coding sequence ATGACCGTCGTCCTCTGGATCCTGCAAGCCGTCCTCGCCGCCGTCTTCGTCGGCCTCGGGACGTTCAAGCTGATCAAGCCGAAGGAGGCGCTGCTCGGCCGGATGGGCGCGCTCGAGGGGTTCCGGCCGATCTCCATCAAGGCCATCGGGCTGAGCGAGGTGCTCGGCGCGCTCGGCCTCGTGGTCGCCCCGCTCGTCGGGTGGGGCGCGCTCGTGCCGTGGGCCGCGCTCGGGCTCGGCTCCGTCATGATCGCGGCGGCCATCGTCCACGGCGAGCGGGGCGAGTGGACGATGCTCCTGCCGACCGGCGCCCTGCTGGCGCTCTGCCTCGTCGTGATGTACGGCCGCAGCGCCGACATCCCGCTGTAG
- a CDS encoding GlsB/YeaQ/YmgE family stress response membrane protein, translating into MIGGLIFWLIVGAVAGFLAEKIMKADMGLGMNIVVGIVGALIGGLIVEYLTPFDDDGGLIWSILVATLGAVVLLWIVNKFKEKSAAR; encoded by the coding sequence ATGATCGGAGGACTCATCTTTTGGCTCATCGTCGGTGCCGTCGCCGGTTTCCTGGCCGAGAAGATCATGAAAGCCGACATGGGCCTCGGCATGAACATCGTCGTCGGGATTGTCGGAGCGCTCATCGGCGGGCTGATCGTTGAGTACCTGACGCCGTTTGACGACGACGGGGGGCTGATCTGGAGCATCCTCGTAGCCACGCTCGGCGCTGTCGTCCTGCTCTGGATCGTAAACAAGTTCAAGGAGAAGTCGGCTGCCCGGTAG
- a CDS encoding transposase — MKTDESPPCVRQGGDSSVFMWRCRDRAPHDGVALARPLRRGSRPRGRPSPRSTPTRSSAGPTHGRACRRPWTARSSRPGGRPPRPGGACVGLTRKGKGTKLMLVADGDGMPIGLLVESAQVAEVRLAEPTLATVRVARPRGRPRTRPGRPTCDRAYYSGASRRRLRKRGSRACIPAQRRPAHYRPKRGRPVVTDRTA; from the coding sequence ATGAAAACAGATGAGTCCCCGCCCTGTGTTCGACAGGGCGGGGACTCATCTGTTTTCATGTGGAGATGCCGAGACCGCGCCCCCCACGACGGCGTGGCGCTGGCTCGGCCGCTTCGACGTGGGAGCAGGCCTCGCGGGCGTCCCTCCCCTCGCTCAACGCCGACGCGAAGCTCCGCTGGGCCCACGCATGGCCGTGCGTGCAGGCGTCCCTGGACGGCACGTTCGTCCCGGCCGGGCGGGCGTCCGCCCCGCCCAGGGGGCGCCTGCGTCGGGCTGACTCGGAAGGGGAAGGGGACGAAGCTGATGCTCGTGGCCGACGGCGACGGCATGCCGATCGGGCTCCTTGTCGAGAGCGCGCAGGTAGCTGAGGTTCGGCTGGCAGAGCCGACGCTGGCGACCGTCCGCGTGGCCCGGCCGAGGGGGCGCCCCCGGACGAGGCCCGGCCGGCCCACGTGCGACCGGGCCTACTACAGCGGCGCGTCCCGGCGCCGCCTCCGCAAGCGCGGGAGCCGGGCGTGCATCCCGGCCCAGCGCCGGCCGGCCCACTACCGCCCGAAGAGGGGCCGCCCCGTTGTGACCGACCGGACGGCGTAG
- a CDS encoding YtxH domain-containing protein yields the protein MSQRSRAIRASIFGFLVGGAAGVTVGLLLAPDEGRQLRRRAAYLLDRWAGDLAAVVDRLDGAGVPSDARARADALIADARQQAESLLSEADALISQARLGRSGDGA from the coding sequence ATGAGCCAGCGTAGCCGCGCCATCCGCGCCTCCATCTTCGGGTTCCTCGTCGGCGGCGCCGCCGGCGTGACCGTCGGCCTTTTGCTGGCGCCCGACGAGGGCCGCCAACTCCGCCGCCGTGCGGCCTACCTCCTCGACCGCTGGGCCGGCGACCTCGCCGCCGTGGTCGACCGGCTCGACGGGGCCGGCGTCCCGTCCGACGCCCGCGCCCGCGCCGACGCCCTCATCGCCGACGCGCGCCAGCAGGCCGAGTCGCTCCTCTCCGAGGCCGACGCCCTCATCAGCCAGGCCCGCCTCGGGCGGTCTGGCGACGGCGCCTGA
- a CDS encoding YaaA family protein gives MRFTILLPSAEGKEPGGNPLAPDMFDYRSSNTFNYFNQLNPERRALIDALQAQIKGADEDELQQLFGIKGDALEEAVEANLQIYRSPLMAAVDRYGPGVMYASMDFAGLPTGSQRRLLENGVIFSGLFGLLRPDDLIPDYRLKMDAKVEGIGKASAYWREPLSDALNTLVAGHAVWNLLSGVHETAWDDAETYARMIRVKFYKEDEDGERAAVSHGVKELRGALVAHIVNETADSVEALDDWEAPDGYEVDPDASEINENGGGTVVMVTSPGWEKRRAARRKARAEAEAEAAAAKRAREEDDDD, from the coding sequence GTGCGTTTTACGATTCTCCTCCCGAGCGCGGAGGGCAAGGAGCCCGGGGGCAACCCGCTGGCCCCCGACATGTTCGACTACCGCTCGTCGAACACGTTCAACTACTTCAACCAGCTCAACCCCGAACGCCGCGCGCTTATTGACGCGCTCCAGGCCCAAATCAAGGGGGCCGACGAGGACGAGCTCCAGCAGCTCTTCGGCATCAAGGGGGACGCGCTCGAGGAGGCCGTCGAGGCCAACCTCCAGATCTACCGGAGCCCGCTCATGGCGGCTGTCGACCGGTACGGGCCGGGGGTGATGTACGCCTCGATGGACTTCGCCGGGCTCCCGACGGGCTCGCAGCGGCGCCTTCTCGAGAACGGCGTCATCTTCTCGGGTCTTTTCGGGCTCCTTCGGCCGGACGACCTCATCCCGGACTACCGGCTCAAGATGGACGCCAAGGTCGAGGGCATCGGGAAGGCCTCGGCCTACTGGCGGGAGCCGCTCTCGGACGCGCTCAACACGCTCGTCGCGGGCCACGCCGTCTGGAACTTGCTCTCCGGCGTCCATGAGACGGCCTGGGACGACGCCGAGACCTACGCCCGGATGATCCGGGTGAAGTTCTACAAGGAGGATGAGGACGGCGAGCGGGCGGCCGTGTCGCACGGGGTCAAGGAACTCCGCGGCGCGCTCGTCGCCCACATCGTCAACGAGACGGCCGACTCGGTCGAGGCGCTGGACGACTGGGAGGCCCCCGACGGGTACGAGGTCGACCCCGACGCGTCGGAGATCAACGAGAACGGCGGGGGGACCGTCGTGATGGTTACGAGCCCGGGGTGGGAGAAGCGCCGCGCAGCTCGCCGGAAGGCCCGCGCCGAGGCCGAGGCGGAGGCCGCTGCGGCCAAGAGAGCCCGTGAAGAGGACGACGACGATTAG
- the udk gene encoding uridine kinase encodes MSVVIGIAGGSGSGKTTVQRRVMERFGTRRIALLDHDAYYRPLDHLPPEQRARFNFDHPDALETALMVEHLDRLLAGETIEKPTYSFETHSRRQETETIQPRPVVLVEGILVLAEPALRERMDVKLFVDAAADVRLMRRMERDLHERGRSVESVLEQYRRTVRPMHLEFVEPSKRHADVIIPRGGQNQVAIDMVLARVQSLIDLDR; translated from the coding sequence ATGTCCGTCGTCATCGGGATCGCTGGAGGCTCCGGCTCGGGCAAGACGACCGTCCAGCGGCGTGTGATGGAACGGTTCGGGACGCGTCGGATCGCGCTCCTCGACCACGACGCGTACTACCGGCCGCTCGACCACCTGCCGCCGGAGCAGCGTGCGCGGTTCAACTTCGACCACCCGGACGCGCTCGAGACCGCGCTCATGGTCGAGCACCTCGACCGGCTGCTGGCCGGTGAGACGATCGAGAAACCGACGTACTCATTCGAGACGCACAGCCGGCGCCAGGAGACGGAGACCATCCAGCCCCGGCCCGTCGTCCTCGTCGAGGGCATCCTCGTGCTCGCCGAGCCGGCGCTCCGCGAGCGGATGGACGTCAAGCTGTTCGTCGACGCCGCGGCCGACGTCCGGCTCATGCGGCGGATGGAGCGCGACCTCCACGAGCGCGGCCGGTCCGTCGAGTCCGTCCTCGAGCAGTACCGGCGGACGGTCCGACCGATGCACCTCGAGTTCGTCGAGCCCTCGAAGCGGCACGCCGACGTGATCATCCCGCGCGGCGGCCAGAACCAGGTCGCCATCGACATGGTCCTCGCGCGCGTCCAGTCGCTCATCGACCTCGACCGCTAG
- a CDS encoding type III pantothenate kinase: MPPPAFLALDAGNSSVKAAVWNGAWGETVRFPADDAPAEVWAARLGSVAGRAEAGGIASVVPDLTPVLAEAVERLTGTAPVVVSVDLPLPFRLAYATPRTLGTDRLAAAVGAHALAEGRAVIALDAGSAITTEVVTSEPAYLGGAILPGPDLLRRSLARDTRQLPDVPWPDVPRPIGDSTVSAIQAGLGALVLDGVAGLLRRTRDALGGNALVLATGGWGVWLAERLPEVDRVEPYLVHDGIRRLAARR; the protein is encoded by the coding sequence TTGCCCCCCCCCGCCTTCCTCGCCCTCGACGCCGGCAACTCGTCCGTCAAGGCGGCCGTGTGGAACGGCGCGTGGGGCGAAACCGTGCGTTTCCCGGCCGACGACGCGCCCGCCGAGGTCTGGGCGGCCCGCCTCGGGAGCGTCGCGGGACGGGCCGAGGCGGGCGGGATCGCGTCGGTCGTGCCGGACCTGACCCCTGTTCTGGCGGAGGCCGTCGAGCGGCTCACGGGCACGGCGCCCGTCGTCGTGTCGGTGGACCTTCCCCTCCCCTTCCGCCTCGCCTACGCGACGCCGCGGACGCTCGGGACCGACCGGTTGGCCGCGGCCGTCGGCGCGCACGCGCTCGCGGAGGGCCGGGCGGTCATCGCGCTCGACGCCGGGTCGGCGATCACGACGGAGGTCGTCACGAGTGAGCCGGCCTACCTCGGCGGCGCCATCCTGCCCGGCCCCGACCTCCTCCGTCGCTCGCTCGCCCGCGACACCCGTCAGCTCCCCGACGTGCCATGGCCGGACGTGCCGAGGCCCATCGGGGACTCGACCGTCTCGGCCATTCAGGCCGGACTCGGCGCGCTCGTGCTCGACGGCGTGGCCGGCCTCCTCCGCCGGACCCGCGACGCGCTCGGCGGCAACGCGCTCGTCCTCGCGACCGGTGGATGGGGCGTGTGGCTCGCCGAGCGGCTCCCCGAGGTGGACCGGGTCGAGCCCTACCTCGTCCACGACGGCATCCGGCGGCTCGCGGCTCGCCGCTAA
- a CDS encoding hemolysin family protein translates to MTVFLLILLMLALSAFFSGSEIAFVTANRLKTEARARQAGWVGGVVQEFMADPGTFLTTTLVGNNVALVVYSTLMSLALEPPLAAFFGGTLGIADPTAWVLITQTVIAALVVLVVGEVLPKSLLRQPPVRVLFVLAGPLKLTYRLFWVLIKAAGWVSGLLVKAVGGEGDTVQQFLQRDFELVIRESRETGTLDLDEEESEILSNVFELRSLRVKDSMIPRTEIKGVEEGASIEEVRKTFIETGFSRLPVYRENVDKIVGVVLAHDLFHAPESLGSILRPARVVPESKPARDLLFDFLQGGTTLAVAVDEYGGTAGIVTLEDLLEELFGDIRDEHDPVAAPIRRIDDRTVVVHGRVEIADLSDEAGIDLGDGDYDTVAGFVLARLGSVPAEHETFDHEDYRFTVTKATPNRIDAVRIERL, encoded by the coding sequence TTGACGGTCTTCCTCCTCATCCTGCTGATGCTCGCCCTGAGCGCGTTCTTCTCCGGATCGGAGATCGCGTTCGTGACGGCGAACCGGCTCAAGACCGAGGCCCGCGCGCGGCAGGCCGGGTGGGTCGGCGGCGTGGTGCAGGAGTTCATGGCCGACCCCGGCACGTTCCTCACGACGACCCTCGTGGGCAACAACGTCGCGCTCGTGGTCTACTCGACGCTCATGAGCCTGGCCCTGGAGCCGCCGCTCGCCGCGTTCTTCGGCGGGACGCTCGGGATCGCAGACCCGACCGCCTGGGTCCTCATCACACAGACTGTGATCGCCGCGCTCGTCGTCCTCGTGGTCGGCGAGGTCCTCCCGAAGTCGCTGCTCCGCCAGCCGCCGGTCCGCGTGCTGTTCGTGCTAGCGGGGCCGCTCAAGCTGACGTACCGGCTCTTCTGGGTCCTCATCAAGGCCGCCGGGTGGGTCAGCGGGCTGCTCGTCAAGGCCGTCGGGGGCGAGGGCGACACGGTGCAGCAGTTCCTCCAGCGTGACTTCGAGCTCGTCATCCGCGAGAGCCGCGAGACGGGGACGCTCGACCTCGACGAGGAGGAGTCGGAGATCCTGTCGAACGTGTTCGAGCTCCGGAGCCTACGCGTCAAGGACTCGATGATCCCCCGCACCGAGATCAAAGGCGTCGAGGAGGGCGCCTCCATCGAGGAGGTCCGGAAGACGTTCATCGAGACCGGCTTCAGCCGGCTGCCGGTCTACCGCGAGAACGTCGACAAGATCGTCGGCGTGGTCCTGGCGCACGACCTGTTCCACGCGCCGGAGTCGCTGGGCTCGATCCTCCGCCCGGCCCGCGTGGTCCCCGAGTCGAAGCCGGCGCGCGACCTCCTGTTCGACTTCCTCCAGGGCGGTACGACGCTCGCCGTCGCCGTCGACGAGTACGGCGGGACGGCCGGGATCGTGACGCTCGAAGACCTCCTGGAGGAGTTGTTCGGCGACATCCGCGACGAGCACGACCCCGTCGCGGCGCCCATCCGCCGGATCGACGACCGGACCGTCGTGGTCCACGGCCGGGTCGAGATCGCCGACCTCTCCGACGAGGCCGGCATCGACCTTGGGGACGGCGACTACGACACGGTGGCCGGCTTCGTGCTCGCCCGGCTGGGCTCCGTCCCGGCCGAGCACGAGACGTTCGACCACGAGGACTACCGCTTCACGGTCACGAAAGCGACCCCGAACCGGATCGACGCGGTCCGGATCGAGAGACTGTAG